The proteins below come from a single Caulobacter segnis ATCC 21756 genomic window:
- a CDS encoding class I SAM-dependent methyltransferase, whose protein sequence is MQAFLTALRNATPAPLRPALGRLRRALAPPRVSAAPAELPEPADVDAVTAPQELWHLVGAADADFVRVGQEFKRLFIEAGLQPHHAILDVGCGIGRAAAPLVNYLDENGRYAGFDVMAEAIDWCKANIAVGDPRFDFAHADMRSDRYNPAGSQPASAYVFPYPDASFDYVWLGSVFTHLLAADQAQFAREIARVLKPGGISIVSWYLIDEEARANTGNGQIAFDFVHPLDGCWTATPDLPEAVIGYDLEPVLAQYDALGLEVLNPALGVWRRQPLQDQDIVIARKRA, encoded by the coding sequence ATGCAGGCTTTCCTGACCGCGCTACGCAACGCCACCCCCGCGCCCTTGCGACCGGCGCTCGGCCGCCTACGTCGCGCCCTGGCGCCGCCGCGCGTCTCCGCAGCGCCCGCCGAGCTCCCTGAGCCTGCTGACGTCGACGCCGTGACCGCGCCCCAGGAGCTTTGGCACCTGGTGGGCGCGGCCGACGCGGACTTCGTGCGCGTGGGCCAGGAGTTCAAGCGCCTGTTCATCGAGGCCGGCCTGCAGCCCCACCACGCCATCCTCGACGTCGGCTGCGGCATTGGCCGCGCCGCCGCGCCGCTGGTCAACTATCTGGATGAAAACGGCCGATACGCCGGCTTCGACGTGATGGCCGAGGCGATCGACTGGTGCAAAGCCAATATCGCCGTCGGCGACCCACGATTCGACTTCGCGCACGCCGATATGCGCAGCGATCGCTACAATCCGGCCGGATCGCAACCCGCCAGCGCCTATGTCTTCCCCTATCCGGACGCCAGCTTCGATTACGTCTGGCTGGGCTCGGTGTTCACTCACCTGCTGGCGGCCGATCAGGCCCAGTTCGCGCGCGAGATCGCCCGGGTGCTCAAGCCGGGCGGGATCAGCATCGTCTCCTGGTATCTGATCGACGAGGAGGCCCGCGCCAACACCGGCAACGGCCAGATCGCCTTCGACTTTGTCCATCCGCTGGATGGTTGCTGGACCGCCACCCCGGACCTGCCGGAAGCCGTGATCGGATACGACCTCGAACCGGTCCTGGCGCAATACGACGCCCTGGGACTTGAGGTGCTCAATCCGGCGCTGGGCGTCTGGCGGCGACAGCCCCTGCAGGACCAGGACATCGTCATCGCGCGCAAACGCGCCTGA
- the lexA gene encoding transcriptional repressor LexA — translation MLTRKQHELLMFIHERIKETGVSPSFDEMKEALDLASKSGIHRLITALEERGFIRRLAHRARALEVVKLPQQATTAAPPKGRGAFRPQVFEGGGTPPPAATAPANDSRELPILGRIAAGTPIDAIQHERERLPVPEAMLGGGEHYVLEVQGDSMIEAGILDGDYVIIKKGDTATSGEIVVALVGEEATLKRLRKKGGSIALEAANPKYETRIFGPDQVEVQGKLVGLIRRYH, via the coding sequence ATGCTCACCCGCAAGCAGCACGAATTGCTGATGTTCATCCACGAGCGGATCAAGGAGACGGGCGTCTCCCCGTCGTTCGACGAGATGAAGGAGGCCCTGGACCTGGCTTCCAAGTCCGGGATCCACCGGCTGATCACGGCCCTGGAGGAGCGTGGCTTCATCCGTCGTCTGGCCCATCGGGCCCGGGCGCTCGAAGTGGTGAAGCTGCCGCAGCAGGCCACGACCGCCGCCCCGCCGAAGGGGCGCGGCGCGTTCCGTCCGCAGGTGTTCGAAGGCGGCGGGACCCCGCCTCCGGCCGCGACGGCGCCCGCCAACGACAGCCGCGAACTGCCGATCCTGGGCCGCATCGCCGCCGGCACGCCGATCGACGCCATCCAGCATGAACGCGAGCGCCTGCCGGTGCCGGAAGCCATGTTGGGCGGCGGCGAGCACTATGTTCTCGAGGTGCAGGGGGACTCGATGATCGAGGCCGGCATCCTCGACGGCGACTACGTCATCATCAAGAAGGGCGACACCGCCACGTCGGGCGAGATCGTCGTCGCCCTGGTCGGCGAGGAAGCCACTCTCAAGCGCCTGCGCAAGAAGGGCGGCTCGATCGCTCTGGAAGCCGCCAACCCCAAGTACGAGACCCGCATCTTTGGCCCCGACCAGGTCGAGGTCCAGGGCAAGCTGGTGGGCCTGATCCGCCGCTATCACTGA
- a CDS encoding isocitrate lyase/PEP mutase family protein, with translation MSNPFSARRAAFRALHAEGCFALPNPWDAGSARRLEKLGFKALASTSAGAAWSMGKDDGQLTRDEVIDHLRALCAATDLPVNADFENGFSDTPEGVAENVALAIDAGVAGLSIEDWSGSTLYDLPTAVERLRAARRAIDASGEDVVLVGRAEGYLRGVRDLGQILERLKAYAEAGADCLYAPAVTDPEEIKAVVQAVAPKPVNVLLWGPEMTVASAAALGARRVSTGGALAAAAWKGFDAATKRLAEEGRL, from the coding sequence ATGTCCAATCCCTTCTCCGCTCGCCGCGCGGCGTTCCGCGCGCTGCACGCCGAGGGTTGCTTTGCGCTTCCCAATCCCTGGGACGCCGGCAGCGCGCGCCGGCTGGAGAAGCTGGGTTTCAAGGCCCTGGCCTCGACCAGCGCTGGCGCGGCGTGGTCCATGGGCAAGGATGACGGGCAACTTACGCGGGACGAGGTCATCGACCACCTGCGCGCGCTCTGCGCGGCGACCGACCTGCCGGTGAACGCCGATTTCGAGAACGGCTTTTCCGATACGCCTGAAGGCGTGGCGGAGAATGTGGCCCTGGCGATCGACGCCGGCGTCGCGGGCCTCTCGATCGAGGATTGGTCCGGCTCGACCCTTTATGACCTTCCCACGGCCGTGGAGCGGCTGAGGGCGGCGCGGCGCGCGATCGACGCCTCGGGCGAGGACGTTGTCCTGGTTGGCCGCGCGGAGGGCTACCTGCGCGGCGTGCGCGATCTCGGCCAGATTCTGGAACGCCTGAAAGCCTATGCCGAGGCCGGCGCCGACTGCCTCTACGCGCCGGCGGTCACCGATCCGGAAGAGATCAAGGCCGTTGTCCAGGCCGTCGCGCCCAAGCCGGTCAATGTCCTGCTTTGGGGGCCCGAAATGACGGTCGCGAGCGCAGCCGCCTTGGGCGCGCGCCGGGTCAGCACGGGCGGCGCGCTGGCCGCCGCCGCCTGGAAGGGTTTCGACGCCGCGACGAAGCGCTTGGCGGAGGAGGGGCGGTTGTAG
- the gltX gene encoding glutamate--tRNA ligase produces MSNPSSTGPNPTGVVTRFAPSPTGFLHIGGARTALFNWLYARHTGGKFLIRVEDTDRERSTEAAVAAIFEGLDWLGLKSDDEVIFQHTRAPRHVEVVHALLAKGRAYRCWMTVEELEVAREKARAEGKAIRSPWRDAPEGDLSIPHVIRFKGPLDGETLVDDMVKGPVTFRNIELDDLVLLRADGAPTYNLAVVVDDHDMGVTHVIRGDDHLNNAARQSLIYQAMDWAVPAFAHIPLIHGPDGAKLSKRHGAQAVGEFADLGYIPEGMRNYLARLGWGHGDDEVFNDEQAISWFDVADVVKAPARLDWAKLNHINAQHLRKAEDGRLTELALAAAQKRDEPLPADARERIARTVPEVKEGAKTILELVDHCAFALKTRPLALDEKTQKQLTDETVERLKRLREQLAAAPAFDAPTLETVLKSFAESEGVGFGKFGPALRGILTGGAPAPDLNKTMAALSREESLGRLDDALAPRA; encoded by the coding sequence ATGTCGAACCCCTCATCCACCGGCCCCAATCCCACGGGCGTCGTCACGCGCTTCGCCCCCTCGCCCACCGGCTTCCTGCATATCGGCGGCGCCCGCACGGCGCTGTTCAACTGGTTATATGCACGCCATACGGGAGGGAAGTTCCTAATTCGCGTCGAGGACACCGATCGCGAGCGCTCGACCGAGGCCGCCGTGGCCGCGATCTTCGAGGGCCTGGATTGGTTGGGCCTGAAGTCCGACGATGAGGTGATCTTCCAGCACACCCGCGCCCCGCGTCACGTCGAGGTCGTGCACGCGCTGCTGGCCAAGGGTCGCGCCTATCGCTGCTGGATGACGGTCGAGGAACTGGAAGTCGCCCGCGAAAAGGCCCGCGCTGAGGGCAAGGCGATCCGCTCGCCCTGGCGCGACGCGCCCGAGGGCGACCTGTCGATCCCACATGTGATCCGCTTCAAGGGTCCGCTGGACGGCGAGACCCTGGTCGATGACATGGTCAAGGGTCCGGTGACGTTCCGCAACATCGAGCTGGACGACCTCGTGCTGCTGCGCGCCGACGGCGCCCCGACCTACAACCTCGCCGTCGTCGTGGACGACCACGACATGGGCGTCACCCACGTCATCCGCGGCGACGACCACCTGAACAACGCCGCGCGTCAGTCCCTGATCTATCAGGCGATGGACTGGGCCGTGCCGGCCTTCGCCCACATTCCGCTGATCCACGGTCCGGACGGCGCCAAGCTCTCCAAGCGTCACGGCGCCCAAGCGGTCGGCGAGTTCGCCGACCTCGGCTACATCCCCGAGGGCATGCGCAACTACCTGGCGCGCCTGGGTTGGGGCCACGGCGATGACGAGGTCTTCAACGACGAACAGGCGATCAGCTGGTTCGACGTGGCCGACGTGGTCAAGGCGCCCGCGCGCCTGGACTGGGCCAAGCTGAATCACATCAACGCCCAGCACCTGCGCAAGGCTGAGGATGGGCGTCTGACCGAGCTTGCCCTGGCGGCCGCCCAGAAGCGCGACGAACCCCTCCCCGCCGACGCCCGCGAGCGCATCGCCCGCACGGTTCCGGAAGTGAAGGAAGGCGCCAAGACCATCCTGGAGCTGGTGGATCACTGTGCGTTCGCACTGAAGACGCGCCCGCTCGCCTTGGACGAAAAGACGCAGAAGCAACTGACCGACGAAACCGTCGAGCGGCTCAAGCGCTTGCGTGAACAGCTGGCCGCCGCGCCGGCGTTCGACGCCCCCACGCTGGAGACCGTGTTGAAATCATTCGCGGAATCGGAAGGCGTGGGCTTCGGTAAGTTCGGTCCCGCCCTGCGCGGAATCCTGACCGGCGGCGCGCCGGCTCCGGATCTGAACAAGACGATGGCCGCGCTCTCCCGAGAAGAGAGCTTGGGGCGACTTGACGACGCCCTGGCGCCGCGCGCATGA
- the gltA gene encoding citrate synthase — MTDKATLTIGDKSYDLPILKGSTGPDVLDIRKVYAESDHFTFDPGFTSTASCESKITYIDGDAGVLLHRGYPIDQLAEKSTFLEVCHLLLNGELPTADEFAKFEHNITYHTMLHAQFDRFFEGFRRDAHPMAVMTGAVGALSAFYADSINVDDAREREISAHRLIAKMPTIAARAYKYTIGQPFVSPRNDLSYSENFLRMCFAVPAEDWKPNPVLTRAMDRIFILHADHEQNASTSTVRLAGSSGAHPFACIAAGIACLWGPSHGGANQEALEMLETIGSVDNIKDYVQGVKDRKYKLMGFGHRVYKNFDPRAKVMQKTAHEVLAELGHNNDPLLQVAQELEKVALNDPYFVDRKLYPNIDFYSGITLRAMGFPTNMFTVLFALARTVGWISQWKEMFEDPTRKIGRPRQLYTGATQRDYIPVEKR, encoded by the coding sequence ATGACCGATAAAGCCACGCTGACGATCGGCGACAAGAGCTACGACCTGCCGATCCTCAAGGGCAGCACGGGTCCGGACGTTCTCGACATCCGGAAAGTCTACGCTGAAAGCGACCACTTCACCTTCGATCCGGGCTTCACCTCGACGGCCTCTTGCGAGAGCAAGATCACCTATATCGACGGCGACGCCGGCGTTTTGCTGCACCGCGGCTACCCGATCGACCAGCTGGCCGAAAAGTCGACCTTCCTCGAGGTCTGCCACCTTCTGCTGAACGGCGAACTGCCCACGGCCGACGAGTTCGCCAAGTTCGAGCACAACATCACCTACCACACGATGCTGCACGCGCAGTTCGACCGCTTCTTCGAGGGCTTCCGCCGCGACGCCCACCCGATGGCGGTGATGACCGGCGCCGTCGGCGCCCTGTCGGCCTTCTACGCCGACAGCATCAATGTCGACGACGCCCGTGAGCGCGAAATCAGCGCCCACCGCCTGATCGCCAAAATGCCGACGATCGCCGCCCGCGCCTACAAGTACACGATCGGCCAGCCGTTCGTGTCGCCGCGCAACGACCTGTCCTACTCGGAAAACTTCCTGCGCATGTGCTTCGCCGTGCCGGCCGAGGATTGGAAGCCGAACCCGGTGCTGACCCGCGCCATGGACCGGATCTTCATCCTGCACGCCGACCACGAGCAGAACGCCTCGACCTCGACCGTCCGCCTGGCCGGTTCGTCGGGCGCGCACCCGTTCGCCTGCATCGCCGCCGGCATCGCCTGCCTGTGGGGCCCGTCGCACGGCGGCGCCAACCAGGAAGCCCTCGAGATGCTGGAGACCATCGGTTCGGTCGACAACATCAAGGACTACGTCCAGGGCGTGAAGGATCGTAAGTACAAGCTGATGGGCTTCGGCCACCGCGTGTACAAGAACTTCGATCCGCGCGCGAAGGTCATGCAGAAGACCGCGCACGAAGTGCTGGCGGAACTGGGCCACAACAACGACCCGCTGCTGCAGGTCGCCCAGGAGCTGGAAAAGGTCGCCCTGAACGACCCGTATTTCGTCGATCGCAAGCTGTACCCGAACATCGACTTCTATTCGGGCATCACCCTGCGCGCGATGGGCTTCCCGACCAACATGTTCACCGTGTTGTTCGCCCTGGCCCGCACCGTCGGCTGGATCAGCCAATGGAAGGAGATGTTCGAGGATCCGACCCGCAAGATCGGTCGTCCGCGTCAGCTCTACACCGGCGCCACCCAGCGCGACTACATCCCGGTCGAAAAGCGCTAA
- a CDS encoding EscU/YscU/HrcU family type III secretion system export apparatus switch protein, protein MSGIFGPAPRPRIAVALLHDDASAPRVLASGQGWVGEKIIETAREHGVPIEEDPVLAQALSTIEIDEEIPDALYRAVAEVLGFLLQP, encoded by the coding sequence GTGAGCGGGATCTTCGGGCCTGCGCCGCGTCCGCGGATCGCGGTCGCGCTGCTGCATGACGACGCCAGCGCGCCGAGGGTGCTCGCCTCGGGACAGGGTTGGGTTGGCGAGAAGATCATTGAGACGGCGCGCGAGCATGGCGTGCCGATCGAGGAAGACCCTGTGCTCGCGCAGGCCCTCTCGACGATCGAGATCGACGAGGAAATCCCTGACGCCCTCTATCGCGCCGTCGCCGAGGTTCTGGGCTTCCTGCTCCAGCCCTGA
- the fliK gene encoding flagellar hook-length control protein FliK yields MAIDPTAPVTPIPPAAPPGSQPHSVVLQAMARAALANTAGKMGELAGRPGPDAPTPRQGVEQADKSSTQDAGRPAVSSSSGGGSSAAAPRSPPQESRLLRAVRLAATEAVPRQAGLAPLMADVRAVLERPDTPPEVRGAGEDLLARLPRAFEIATARGLKKAVEQSGVFLEARLAKTSSTEGAAAPAFPATDLKAVLLVFKGKLSDWLVRATPVEQVKEPEPAERLLGPPPEADDAVQDAEAQTPTSVISPHSDSQDTEEGAKTSALTTALETPLEASEQTQPPSGSSKSLSPTQAEEDVQVARPVTDQPSVVEDDAVEPRFAAFLAPSRSPPLARASQPVSPMLGLLEFAEVSLSHEERRPPAPIAARGYGAVVADPGKPSAPPPPFADGPMAGQRPMPSHLPVLAAPEEIVRRLLKGASAALARQDLMQIASLQEVHHDPETGEARPQPARLNLDVPFVTPQGVAVAQFEITRDGGGAGGSLVGPVERTYRARFSIDVEPLGPVHALVTLTGSRTRVSLWAERAETIARLRAGEEGLGAALRQAELNPEVSIHSGPPPVKDASALGHFVDQAS; encoded by the coding sequence GTGGCCATAGACCCGACCGCGCCCGTGACACCGATCCCTCCCGCCGCGCCGCCCGGGAGCCAACCGCATTCTGTCGTTCTCCAGGCCATGGCGCGCGCCGCCCTGGCGAACACCGCCGGCAAGATGGGGGAACTGGCCGGACGGCCGGGACCCGATGCGCCAACACCTCGGCAGGGTGTCGAGCAGGCCGACAAATCCTCCACCCAAGACGCCGGGCGCCCAGCGGTATCATCGTCGTCTGGCGGCGGATCCAGCGCTGCGGCTCCGCGGTCGCCCCCTCAGGAGAGCCGGCTGCTGCGCGCGGTGCGGCTGGCGGCCACCGAGGCGGTTCCGCGTCAGGCGGGGCTCGCGCCGCTGATGGCGGATGTGCGCGCGGTGCTGGAGCGCCCTGATACGCCACCGGAAGTGCGGGGCGCCGGCGAGGACCTGCTGGCGCGGTTGCCGCGCGCCTTCGAAATAGCGACGGCTCGAGGGCTCAAGAAGGCGGTGGAGCAGTCCGGCGTCTTCCTGGAGGCCCGGCTGGCCAAGACCAGCTCGACGGAAGGCGCCGCCGCGCCAGCGTTTCCCGCGACCGATCTGAAGGCGGTCCTGCTGGTCTTCAAGGGTAAGCTGAGCGACTGGCTCGTCCGCGCGACGCCCGTCGAGCAAGTCAAGGAGCCCGAGCCTGCAGAAAGACTGCTCGGTCCGCCGCCAGAGGCCGACGACGCCGTGCAAGACGCCGAGGCCCAAACGCCAACTTCGGTGATTTCGCCGCATTCAGACTCTCAGGACACTGAGGAGGGGGCGAAGACATCCGCGCTCACGACGGCGCTTGAGACGCCCCTCGAGGCGAGTGAGCAGACCCAGCCCCCGTCCGGCTCTTCGAAGTCCTTATCGCCAACGCAAGCCGAGGAGGACGTTCAAGTGGCGAGGCCCGTCACCGATCAGCCATCGGTGGTCGAGGACGATGCTGTCGAGCCCCGCTTCGCCGCCTTCCTTGCGCCCTCGAGATCACCGCCTCTGGCGCGAGCCAGTCAGCCCGTCTCGCCGATGCTGGGGCTTCTGGAGTTCGCCGAAGTATCGCTCTCGCATGAGGAGAGGCGGCCGCCAGCCCCGATCGCCGCCCGAGGCTACGGCGCCGTGGTCGCCGATCCGGGAAAGCCGAGCGCGCCGCCGCCCCCGTTCGCCGACGGTCCCATGGCGGGACAGCGGCCCATGCCCTCGCATTTGCCGGTCCTAGCCGCGCCGGAGGAGATCGTCCGCCGTCTCTTGAAAGGCGCCAGCGCGGCCCTGGCGCGGCAAGACCTGATGCAGATCGCCTCGCTCCAAGAAGTCCACCATGACCCGGAGACGGGCGAGGCCCGTCCGCAGCCCGCCCGCCTGAACCTCGATGTGCCTTTCGTGACCCCGCAAGGCGTCGCCGTGGCGCAGTTCGAGATCACGCGGGACGGCGGCGGCGCGGGCGGCTCCCTGGTCGGGCCGGTCGAGCGGACCTACCGCGCGCGGTTCTCGATCGACGTCGAACCTCTGGGGCCGGTGCACGCGCTGGTGACCCTGACGGGGAGCCGGACGCGGGTGTCGCTTTGGGCCGAGCGGGCCGAAACCATCGCCCGCCTGCGCGCGGGCGAGGAGGGCCTGGGCGCGGCGCTACGGCAGGCTGAGCTGAACCCGGAGGTTTCTATCCACTCTGGACCTCCGCCGGTGAAAGACGCCAGCGCGCTTGGCCACTTCGTGGACCAGGCCTCGTGA
- the lpxB gene encoding lipid-A-disaccharide synthase, translating into MSAPLKVMLVAAEASGDALGAALAKALRARLGDRVTFVGVGGVKMAEQGIESPFDIAQLSILGIWEGLKAYPIVKARLDDTVALALREKPDVAVLIDSWGFNIRLAKALRKANPDIVLVKYVAPQVWAYHAARAHTLAKAVDLLLSIQPMDKAYFDAAGLENVFVGNSALAKRFDEADADRLRAAIGVGGDEPMLLVLPGSRPSEIERVMPAFEDAVRRLKADRPDLAIVVPAAYTVAEAVKARVAGWPFRAHVIEDEQLKDDAFVAGDVALACSGTVTTELALAGRPMVVGYKTGAITYAILKRLMKPRWITLFNIAADRTIAPEFIQDACEGEALARAVGELLDDPERRARQTAEQYEALERMGRGMPDPSEAAASAMIDFLGARGQL; encoded by the coding sequence GTGAGCGCGCCCCTGAAGGTCATGCTGGTGGCGGCCGAGGCCTCGGGCGACGCCCTTGGCGCGGCCTTGGCCAAGGCGTTGAGGGCCCGGCTCGGCGATCGCGTGACCTTTGTCGGCGTCGGCGGCGTCAAGATGGCCGAGCAGGGGATCGAAAGCCCCTTCGATATCGCCCAGCTCTCGATCCTGGGCATCTGGGAGGGGCTGAAGGCGTATCCGATCGTCAAGGCGCGCCTCGACGACACCGTGGCGCTCGCCCTGCGCGAGAAGCCCGACGTCGCCGTGCTGATCGACAGCTGGGGTTTCAATATCCGCTTGGCCAAGGCTCTGCGGAAAGCCAATCCCGATATTGTCCTCGTGAAGTACGTGGCCCCGCAGGTCTGGGCCTACCATGCCGCTCGCGCCCATACCCTGGCCAAGGCGGTGGACCTGCTGCTGTCGATCCAGCCCATGGACAAGGCCTATTTCGACGCCGCCGGGCTGGAGAACGTTTTCGTCGGCAACTCCGCGCTGGCCAAGCGCTTTGACGAAGCCGACGCCGATCGTCTTCGCGCGGCCATCGGCGTGGGCGGGGATGAGCCGATGCTGTTGGTTCTGCCGGGCAGCCGCCCGTCCGAGATCGAGCGGGTGATGCCGGCCTTCGAGGACGCGGTGCGGCGCTTGAAGGCCGACCGGCCAGACCTGGCCATCGTCGTGCCCGCCGCCTACACCGTCGCTGAAGCCGTCAAGGCCCGGGTGGCCGGTTGGCCGTTCCGCGCCCATGTGATCGAGGACGAGCAGCTCAAGGACGATGCCTTCGTCGCGGGGGATGTCGCCCTGGCCTGCAGCGGCACCGTGACCACGGAGCTTGCTTTGGCCGGTCGGCCGATGGTGGTTGGCTACAAGACTGGCGCGATCACCTACGCCATCCTAAAGCGCCTGATGAAGCCGCGCTGGATCACCCTGTTCAACATCGCGGCCGATCGGACGATAGCGCCAGAGTTCATCCAGGACGCCTGTGAGGGTGAGGCCTTGGCGAGGGCGGTCGGCGAGTTGCTCGATGATCCCGAGCGCCGCGCGCGTCAAACTGCTGAGCAGTATGAAGCGCTCGAGCGCATGGGACGTGGAATGCCCGACCCCTCGGAGGCCGCGGCGAGCGCGATGATCGATTTCCTGGGCGCACGCGGTCAGCTTTAA
- the lpxI gene encoding UDP-2,3-diacylglucosamine diphosphatase, with amino-acid sequence MRKLGLIAGGGALPVELAARCEAAGRSFAVMRLKSFADPALARYPGIDVGLGEFGKVFKALRAEGCEVVCFAGNVKRPDFATLMPDARGLKVVPGLIMAARQGDDALLRRVLDEFEKEGFEIEGAHEVVDEMTLPLGRLGRFYPAADHMADIDKALMVAREIGRLDVGQGAVVCDGLVLAVEAQEGTDAMLRRVADLPHAIRGSAERPRGVLAKAPKPIQETKVDLPTIGVATLHRAARAGLAGVVGEAGRLLVVDREAVIAAADELGLFVLGVDPRGDA; translated from the coding sequence ATGCGTAAGCTGGGACTGATCGCCGGTGGCGGGGCGCTGCCCGTCGAGCTCGCCGCGCGCTGCGAGGCGGCGGGGCGTTCGTTCGCGGTCATGCGGCTGAAGAGCTTCGCCGACCCGGCGCTGGCCCGTTATCCGGGGATCGACGTTGGCCTGGGCGAGTTCGGCAAGGTGTTCAAGGCGCTCCGGGCCGAGGGCTGCGAGGTCGTCTGCTTCGCGGGGAACGTGAAGCGTCCGGACTTCGCGACCCTGATGCCCGACGCGCGGGGTCTCAAGGTCGTGCCGGGCTTGATCATGGCCGCGCGCCAGGGCGACGACGCCCTGCTGCGCCGCGTGCTGGACGAGTTCGAGAAGGAAGGTTTCGAGATCGAGGGCGCGCACGAGGTCGTGGATGAGATGACCCTGCCTCTGGGGCGCCTTGGCCGCTTCTACCCCGCCGCCGACCATATGGCCGACATCGACAAGGCGCTAATGGTGGCGCGCGAGATCGGTCGGTTGGACGTGGGGCAGGGCGCCGTGGTCTGCGACGGCCTTGTGCTGGCCGTGGAGGCCCAGGAGGGCACCGACGCCATGCTCCGCCGGGTCGCCGACCTGCCGCACGCCATCCGCGGCTCCGCCGAGCGGCCGCGCGGCGTCCTGGCGAAAGCGCCCAAGCCGATCCAGGAGACCAAGGTGGATCTCCCGACCATCGGCGTCGCCACGCTGCATCGCGCCGCCCGTGCGGGGCTGGCGGGCGTGGTCGGGGAAGCGGGGCGGCTGCTGGTCGTCGACCGCGAGGCCGTGATCGCGGCGGCCGATGAGTTGGGTCTCTTCGTGCTGGGGGTCGATCCGCGAGGGGACGCGTGA
- the lpxA gene encoding acyl-ACP--UDP-N-acetylglucosamine O-acyltransferase — protein sequence MTIHPTAIVAPEAKIASDVEIGPYSIVGPDVTLSAGVRLLSHVVVEGATTLGEGCVVHPFANLGGPPQHLGHKGERTELLIGPRNIIREHVTMHTGTASGKGVTTIGSDGLYMVGSHVAHDCSVGDFVVLAKGATLGGHVAIGDYVFMGGLAAAHQFSRIGRYSFIGGLAAVTKDVIPYGSVWGNHAHLEGLNLVGLKRRGFSRETINALRAAYRLMFADEGTFQERLEDVAEIHAGNPEVMEIVDFIRADANRPLCLPEREV from the coding sequence ATGACGATCCACCCCACAGCCATCGTCGCGCCCGAGGCCAAGATCGCTTCGGACGTCGAGATCGGGCCCTACAGCATCGTCGGCCCAGACGTGACCCTGAGCGCGGGCGTGCGCCTGCTGTCCCATGTGGTCGTCGAAGGCGCGACGACGCTCGGTGAAGGCTGCGTCGTCCACCCGTTCGCCAATCTGGGCGGACCGCCCCAGCATCTCGGTCACAAAGGCGAGCGCACCGAGCTTTTGATCGGGCCGCGCAACATCATTCGCGAACACGTGACGATGCATACGGGCACGGCCTCCGGGAAGGGCGTGACGACTATCGGCTCGGACGGCCTCTACATGGTGGGCTCGCACGTCGCCCATGACTGCTCGGTCGGCGACTTCGTCGTGCTGGCCAAGGGCGCGACCCTGGGTGGTCACGTCGCCATCGGCGACTATGTCTTCATGGGTGGGCTCGCGGCCGCCCACCAGTTCTCGCGGATCGGTCGCTACAGCTTCATCGGCGGCCTGGCCGCGGTGACCAAGGATGTCATCCCCTATGGCTCGGTCTGGGGCAACCACGCCCATCTCGAAGGCCTGAACCTCGTCGGACTCAAGCGGCGCGGCTTCTCGCGGGAAACGATCAACGCTCTGCGCGCCGCCTATCGCCTGATGTTCGCCGACGAAGGCACCTTCCAGGAGCGCCTGGAGGACGTGGCGGAGATCCATGCGGGTAATCCCGAGGTGATGGAGATCGTCGATTTCATCCGCGCCGACGCCAACCGACCCCTGTGCCTGCCCGAGCGGGAAGTCTAG
- the fabZ gene encoding 3-hydroxyacyl-ACP dehydratase FabZ, which produces MSQTTEQAASTDIDIAEILARIPHRYPFLLVDRAEDYNAHKSIVGIKCVTVNEPFFQGHFPGNPVMPGVLIIEALAQTGAVLMSKSLEVDTEGKTIFFMSVDNARFRTPVRPGDVLHMEVEVLRARSSIFKFKGVAKVGDKVAAEVEFAAMVVETGPKA; this is translated from the coding sequence ATGAGCCAGACCACCGAACAAGCGGCGTCGACCGATATCGACATCGCCGAGATCCTGGCGCGCATCCCGCACCGCTACCCGTTTCTGCTGGTCGATCGCGCGGAGGACTACAACGCGCATAAGTCGATCGTCGGCATCAAGTGCGTGACGGTCAACGAACCCTTCTTCCAAGGCCACTTCCCGGGCAACCCTGTCATGCCGGGCGTGCTGATCATCGAGGCCCTGGCCCAGACCGGCGCGGTGCTGATGAGCAAGTCGCTGGAAGTCGACACCGAAGGCAAGACGATCTTCTTCATGTCGGTCGACAACGCCCGCTTCCGCACGCCCGTCCGTCCGGGCGATGTGCTGCACATGGAAGTCGAGGTCCTGCGCGCCCGCTCGTCGATCTTCAAGTTCAAGGGCGTGGCCAAGGTCGGCGACAAGGTCGCCGCCGAGGTAGAATTCGCCGCGATGGTCGTCGAGACGGGACCCAAGGCATGA